The nucleotide window CTGGTCCCGCAAACCTTTGTTTGGACTAAGCTGCCGCCCAACCGTCAACGCGGTTTGCTCGACATGCTCTTCGGTCCAAGCGAGTGGCCTGGCCGGTTGCGTGTGCTAACTCAGTTTATTTTAAACTATCGCAACGTTTTGCTTCGTTCAGGAAAGCCCTTTGACTTATCCGCGTTTGTTGAAGCGCATCGTGATCTTAGTGACGAACGTATTGCTGAGAAGATACGCTATGCCCTGCTGCGTCGTTTAGAACGAGAGCGAACTTTGGTTCTTGGTCCTATCAAAAAGGGACCCGCGCGTTTACGTGACGAGATTTTGCGAAGTCCTCGCGTGCGCAAGCATATGCAATCGGCGATGCGTACGACAGGAAAAGCCTTGGCAGCAATTCAAAAAGAGGCCAGCCGAGATCTAAAGAAGCTTATTGCAGCGCCAAGTTCCACTGTTTTGGCGATGTTGCATCGCATGTGCGAATGGGTTTGGCACAAGATCTACGATGGGTTGGTCGTGGATAAAGAGGGGCTTGCGAAGGTAAGGGAAGCGGCGCGGCAGGGCACCTTGGTGTTTTTGCCAAGCCATAAAAGCCACATGGACTATATCGTGCTTGACGATGTCCTCTACGCTAACGCCATCCTTCCGCCTTTGGTTGCAGCGGGTGATAACCTGAGCTTTTGGCCTATCGGACCGATTTTACGTCGCGCTGGAGCATTTTTCATTCGTCGCTCGTTTCGCGGTAGCAAGCTTTATAGCGCGTTGGTGGATGCCTATATTCGTAAGATCATTGTTGAAGGTTTTAACTTGGAGTTCTTCATTGAAGGTGGTCGGTCACGCACAGGCAAGTTGCTTATGCCTAAGTTTGGCCTGCTCTCGATGGTCGTGGATGCAATTGTAACGCTTAGAAATAAAAAGGTGTTTTTTGTTCCGATATATATTGGCTACGAGCGCATTATTGAGGAAGAGAGCTACCAGCATGAAGTGAGTGGCGGGGAGAAGCGCAAAGAGAATTTTAGTGAGTTTTTGAAAAGCACGCGTGTACTGCGCTCGCGTTATGGGAGACTTTACGTCGAGTTTGGGCAGATTTTAGATTTTGATCAGGTTGCGCAACAGTACAAACTAAAGCGCAACCCGGAACTTCCGCAAAGTGTATCGCCACGGGATCTCAGCCCATCGATGCGTCGGGCGCTTGTCCAGCATCTTGCTCATCGAGTGGCTTACGAGATTAATAATGTTACTGTGCTTACTCCGGCTTCGCTTGTAGCGTTGGCTTTGTTGCTCCATGAAAAGCGAGGTATCCACTATTCTGAAGTGTTGCGGCTTTGCGACACGCTCCTTGTGTTACTACGCGAAAAAGGTGTGCGTTTATCCGAGCCCCTGGAAGATGAGCAGGGCAAACTTCGCGACGATGCTGTTGCTGGGGCGCTTTCGCTTTTTGTCGACAGCCGCTTGGTGACGCAGCATGGCGATAGCGAAGATCCAATTTTGAGTGTGCCTGAAGAGCGCCGGGTGGCCCTTGAATATTACAAGAATAATATTTTGCACTTTTTTGTGCCCCGAGCGCTCAACGCCGTTGCTCTGTTGGCTGGAGGCAAGACCGAGGTTGACGCTGCCAAGTTGAAAGATCGTGTGCTCAACCTTTCGAAGTTTTTTAAACATGAATTCATTTTTCGTGTGGGTGTTAGCTTCGAGACGGCTTTTGAAGAAGAGCTTCGCGGGATGATTGATCGCGGCGAGTTTCAGAGAAAAGGGGACATGCTAGTGATAGGCGAAGGCGAAGCAGCAGCCCGGTTGTCTTTATATGCTTCGATGATTCGGAGTTATTTAGAGAGCTATTTTCTTGCTGTACGGGCTTCGCAGTTTTTAATCAAAGGGCCGATGACCCATAAAGAGTGGTCAAAAAGAGCTCTGGCGATGGGGCAACGCATGTATTTGTCGGGAGAGATTCAACGTCGAGAATCGCTTTCAAGGCCAAACCTGGACAACGCACTTAAAGCGATGCGTGACCATCACCTCGTGGCTCTGGAGTCCTCGAACGAGATCAACCCAGGCAAGTTTCTTAAAAGCATGCAGGACGTTCAAAAATCCGAACAATACATCAAAAAATTCATTATCTAGGCGACTTATTGATACCGAGGGTAGGGTCAGGGCGAAGGGTTGTACTTAGGAGCCTTCAAGACTGCGTACTGCGGAAGGCTCGGAGCTTCTGTACTCCCCATGTATCAGCAGAGCGCCACGTGCAGACGCTCCTAAGTACAACCCTTCGCCCTGACCTAAACCAGCAAACGTCGCACAGTTTTCAAGACCCAATCGATCATGAAATGTCTTCACTGATGATACGGTCGTGATGTGTTCGAATATGAAGTGTGATTTTATGTCAGGGTCATTCTGAGCCGTAGCGTTAGCGGTCTTGTTGGCTTGGAATAGGGGTGCTCATCTGGAGTGTCTGCATGTGGCGCATTAGTGATCGTGTGGGATCAAGTGAGGTCTAAGGCATCCGCAGTGGTTGGTCTTGAAGGCTCCAGATGAGCACCCCTATTCCAAGCAATCGTTTTGCAGGACACGATCTTCTAATAGAAGTTATCTAGGGAATTAGGCTGTTGTTGTTTTTAAGCCTTGGCCGTAGAGGAAGACTTCTACGCTTTCTTTGCGGACGGCTTCGGGGCGGATCACCCGGGTTTTTTTAAAAGTTTTTTTCACCTGATCGTAACACGAGTCAAAATCGGGTCCTTGAAAGATTTTGGCAACAAAACGTCCTTCGGGATTTAACATGGTTTTGGCCAACTCGAGCGCGTGAAGCACTAGTTCTACGCTGCGAAAATGATCGAGTTGCTTAGTGCCTGTTGTCGATGGTGCCATGTCGCTCATCACAACGTCATAGCCTTCTGGGCAAGCCATCTCAGCGCTATCAATTTTGTAAATATCGCCTTGAATAAAATGAAGGTTTTTCAGTGGCGGCAAGCTTAGAGTGTTAAGATCAATCGCCAGGATTTTTCCTTGCTGGCCGAGTTTCCTTGAAGCGTACAGGCTCCATGAACCTGGTGCGGCGCCCAAGTCTAGAACATGTTTTGCAGACTTAAATAGAGCGGTGCGGCGGTCAATCTCTTCAAGCTTAAACACCGAGCGAGCCGGATAACCCAGCGCCTTGGCTTTTAGCGCAAAGTGGTCTTGCTCCCGGCCTCCGCTTTTGCGTTTTTTTGCCAACTCGGCTTAGTTTTTATTGTCAGCGCGACGTGGTTTGACCGTGCTACGGACGGTGACAACGCCTCCACGAGGGCCTGGTACTGCGCCTTTGACAAGGACGAGTTGCTCGTCATCAAGCACTTTTTCGATGCTGAGTCGAAGCATGGTGACGCGCTCGTTGCCGTATTGGCCGGCCATTTTCACGTTCGGGAAAGTACGGCCAGGCGTCATGTTGGCGCCAATTGAACCACCGTGTCGGCGGTATTCATGGGTACCATGAGTGTCTGTTGCAGCTCCGGAGAAATTCCAGCGCTTCATAACGCCGGTAAAGCCTCGGCCAATGCTGGTTCCCGAGACGTCGACGAACTGACCTGCTTCAAATATCTCCGAGGGCTTGAGTGTTTGGCCGACTTCGTATTTGGCGACGGTTTCCTCGGAGAGCCGAAACTCACGAATGATACGAGGAGCTTTGATCCCAGCCTTTTGAAAAAGCCCTCTTGGGCTTTGTTGATAAGCTTTTCGCGCTTGCTGCCGAAGCCTAAAATTAGGGCCGAATAGCCGTCACGCTCGGTGGTTCGCTTTCCCACGACAACGCAGGGTCCAATTTGGATGGCGGTGACGCGTCCAACGCTTCCGTCTTCGCGAAAAATCTGTGTATTTCCTAGCTTTTTTGCCGATAAGGCCCATGTTAGTATTCATGGTGGTGCTCCTGATGAAGCGCGGAGCATACGAGAGTTGCAGCAAAGGTCAAGCACGAGACCTCACTATTGTGGTGTTTCTGCTGCATTTGCGCCTCGGCAACGAAAAAACGGGTCTGACCCCTTTTGGCGAGGTGGCATGTGATTTGCATCGGAGACTATACAATAATGTGTACATCCAAACGGGCTACGGCCCTGTTTTTCCTTTTTGTTAGGCCTTTAGGGCTAGTTAGCGGCGCTCCAGCGTTGGACGGACCATGAGGCTTTTTCTACCCAAGGGGCCTATTTGGACCTCGTCGAATTACCCAGCAGCCTGATTGTTGGCCGTTGTGAGCGTGGGGTACTGGCCTTTTATGCAGGGGGACTTCGCGATGAAGCGATCGTATCGAGCTCCCAGGACTGTATTTCCAGGCAGAACGTCTAGCTTGGTGATGAACTACAGCCGCGCGAAACCAGTGGAATTGAGCGAATACTAAGCCGGAAGCGCATCGAAGCCATAGAGTTTTTCGGCGTTTCGTGTGCTTAGCTCGCGGATGCGCTCGAGGCTTTGACCGCGTAGTTCGGCAATTTTTTTTGCCGTGTGTACAAGCAAGCTGGGTTCGTTGCGTTTGCCGCGTTTGGGTATGGGGGCCAGAAACGGTGCATCGGTTTCAATCAAAAGCGCATCGTCGGGCTGCGCCGCGGCCGCCAGTTGTATTTCAATGGCTGTTTTGAAGGTGACGATGCCGCTGAAGGAGGACACAAAGCCCAAATCCAGCGCGCGCCGCGCAAAGACGGTATCTTCACTGAAGCAATGAATCACGCCACCAATCTCAGAGGCCTTTTCTTCTTTGAGAATGCGAATCGTGTCGTCGGCTGCGTTGCGTGTGTGCACGATGATCGGTTTTTTCAGTGTCTTACCAAGTGCAATGAACTGGCGAAACACCTCTTGCTGCACCTCGTGGGGCGAATGCGAGTAGTGATAGTCAAGACCGGTCTCGCCAATGGCGACTACCTGCTTTTTTGTGGCCAGCGCTTGTAGGCTATCGAGGGTACTTTGCTGAACGTTTTTGGCATCGTGGGGATGGATCCCCACCGAGGCGACGATGTGATTTGGATACCGTTCGCTAAGAGCTATAGCGGCTTGGGCCGAGCGCAGATCCTCACCAGCGCCAATCGTGCACATCTTTAGAACACCTGCATCAAAGCTGCGTTGAAGCACGTCATCGATATCGCTTTCAAAGGAATCGAAATCGAGATGGCAATGTGAATCGAAAAAATAGCCTTGGCTGGCACTGGGCAATTTAACTTACCTTACTTCCGATGACGAGATCTTTGTCGACACCGAGCACGGACAGCCCCTCGGCATCGCTTGCTGCAAGCACCATGCCTTGAGATTCCAGGCCCATCATTTTACGAGGTGGAAGGTTAGCAACAATCGTGAGTTTTTTTCCGATGAGTTGTTCTGGCTCGTAGTGTTTGCCGATTCCAGCGAGGATTTGCCGAGGTTTGCTTTCACCAATATCGATTTGCAGCTTAAGGAGCTTGTCGCTCTTGGGTATGCGTTCTGCTTCTTTGACCTCGCCAATTCGTAACTCGACCTTGAAGAAATCATCGATACTTATGTGCCCTTCGGTCATGGCTTTATCCTTTTTATCTTTCTTGCTGGACGTTTTGGTGCTTGGCTTTGCTGGCGCTTCGACGTCGAGCACGCCCAGACGTCTTAGGATTTGTTTTTCCTGGTCTTTGTCGATGCGCGCAAAAAGCGCTGTGCCGCCTTTGGTTTGTGTGCCGGCAAGCAGGGCACCCCAAGCGTTTGGCCACAAGTCGACGTCCTCCGTTGGCATGATGGGCGCCAGTCCGAGTTGGGCGCGTAGCTCGCTGCTTTTGTTTGGCATGATGGGCCAGATCATGACACTAAGCCAACGCAGAGCTTCCATGGTGGTGTAACAGACCTCAGCCAGACGTTGTTTGTCTCCCGTTTTAGCCAGGGTCCATGGTGCGGTCTGATCCACGTAACGGTTGGCTGATGCGACAAGTTCCCAAATGGTATCAAGCGCGCGATTGGGCGCGATTGCATCCAGATGACAAGCGGCTTGTTCGCTGCAGCGGTGAGCGGTTTGGATAAGCTCCTTGTCGATATCCTGAAGCGTGCTTGGATCCACATGCGGTACCTTGGCATTGAGATGGTTTGTGACAATACCACCGACGATGCGCTGCAATAGATTGCCAAGCCCGTTGGAGAGCTCGCCGTTGTAGCGCGCAAAGAGGCTTGCGTGACTGAAATCACCGTCTTGGCCGAAGCCAACATCGCGCATCAGGTAGTAACGAAGTACGTCCGATCCAAAAGCAGCTACCATGGGCTCTGGCGACAGAAAGTTACCGAGGCTTTTGGACATCTTCTCACCGTTTACGGTCAGCCATCCATGGGCCCAAACCTGGGTGGGGGGCTCAAGCCCTGCACTCATGAGAAAGGCTGGCCAGAAGACAGCATGAAAACGCAGTATGTCCTTGCCGACAATGTGTATGGTCTCGCTCTTGGGTGGCCAGAACTTATCAAAGAGCGGAGCTTGCTCTTCGCCTTCGGTAGGAGCACCTAGCGCGCTGATGTAGTTCGTGAGCGCGTCAAACCAAACATACATGACGTGCGCAGAGTTCGCTGGCACTGGTATGCCCCAACGGAAACTTGTTCTGGAAATAGACAGGTCACGCAAACCTTCTTTGACGAAGCTTTTTACTTCGTTGAAGCGGCCTTCGGGTTTTACAAAATTGGGGTGTGCCTCGTAAAAATCAAGAAGCTTTTGCGTGTATTCACTAAGTTTGAAAAAATAGCTTTCTTCTTTAATGCGTTCGACTGGTTTTTTGTGATCGGGGCATAAGCGGTCGGGGAGCAATTCTTTTTCCGTGTAGAAACGCTCGCATCCCACGCAGTACCAGTCTTCGTAGTTGTCTAGGTAAATGTCGCCGTTTGCATCGACGCGTTTCCAAAGCGCCTGGACACGTTTGCGGTGACGGGCTTCGGTCGTGCGAATAAAATCGTCGTAATGACAGTCGAGCATATCCCACGCTTCTTGGAAGGGTGGGGCCATCCGGTTGACGAACTCCTGTGGTTCAAGACCGTCTTCTTTGGCACGCCGTTCGATCTTGAGACCGTGCTCATCAAGGCCCGTCAAAAAGCGGGTGGGCCTGCCTCGTAAGCGCTGATATCGAGCGATGACGTCGGTGGCCACTGTCGAGTAAGTCGTCCCAAGGTGGGGCTTGTCGTTGACGTAATAAATGGGTGTGGTGATGTAAAAAGGCTTCACGGCGGGCAAGCTTTAGCACGTCTGCGCAAGTTCAAAAAGCATGGCTTCAAGGGTAAGTTGCGGGGTGGCGAGTTTTTCAAGGGCACGATGCGTTTTGCGAATAATCGAAAGCCGGATTAAAGCCTTGTCGCTATAAGGCTCGCGCTGCGCTAGCGCACGCTCGACTGGCAGGCTGGATGGAGGTTCAGCCACGGATGGCAGTTGAGCTGCTAGTCGCGCAGGGACATTCAGGCCTTGGACGGCCTGGTCACGGTACAGCCAGGCAAGGGTTTGAAGTTTGATAAGTTTTTTCTCGTCGGCCGCTAAACTTTCAGCAAGATCAAAGAGCTCTGCCGGATCTTTCTTCTCGAGAGCGCGATCGATGGCTAGGGTATCTTCGATTAAATGCTCAAGAGCTGGCTCTGCTGCCAAGCTAAGCGCTCGGTCTGCCTGACCATTGCATAGAGCGATGGCCAATTGGCGTCTGGGTTGCGGTGTGTTGTGTTCTTCTAAAATGCTTTCGATCACCTCATGGGGCAGGGGCCGAAAGCGCAAGCGCTGGCAGCGTGACCGTATGGTCGATAGCAGTGCTGCAGGGCGCTCGCTCAAGAGAATAAAATGAAGGTTGTTTTTGGGTTCTTCCAAGGTCTTGAGCAAAGCATTCGCTGCTTCGGCTTGGTGTGAAGGAAAAGCTTTTTCTACTTCGGTGAAGATGACAAAGGCTGCGCGTCCTTCAAAAGGGGCGAAACGCGTAAAAGGTAAAATCTCCTCACGGATCAACTCGACTTTGACATTGCCGCTGCCCTCGGCCCGGGGCTCTACAATCCGTAGATCCGGATGGTTTCCCTCGATGGCTCGCAGACATGCCTTGCACTGCCCGCAAGCATCCTTTGTTTTTTCCGTGCAAAAAAAGCTTTGCGCAAGAGCGATTGCGGCCATTTTTTTTGCCAACGCCACTGGGCCCTTCAAAGAGGTAGCTGTGTGCCAGATGGTCGTTTTGTAAAGCGTGCTCGAGAGTTCGTAGCGCGGCGTTTTGAGCCTTGATGGTGCGAAATGCGTGCATAAAACGAAGTTCTTAGGGTTCGGGCAGGGTCTCATCCAGTTCAAACATACTGGCCGCTACCATTTCAAGTGCTTCGATAACCTCTGTGTTGTCTAAAGCGTCGGGCTCGACGAAACTTTGCATGACCAAACCATCAAGTAATCCATTTAATAGGCGAGGCAGAAGGAAAGAGGGACTTTAGGTTTGAGTCCCAAGGCCTTGATGTGCGGCGCAAGATGTTCGGTGACCTGACTGGCTGCTAAACGATAGTAGCCTGCAAGTTTCGGTCGTAAGGATGGGTCGTGCAGACTTTGCGCGAGCAAATCGGCCACGACCGCCGCCTCATCGCTGCGTCCTGCGCGAACATGCCACAGTTCATGCAACGCAGCGCGCACTGATTCCAGGGCATCGCCACCTTGATCCCAAGCTTCTTGGGTACGCTTTTGAACAACGGTGCAAGCATGTTCCAGGACCTCGGAGATCAGGGCTTCTTTGGTCGGAAAGTGGTAGTGCACAGCGCCTTTGGACATGCCGGCTTCTTTGGCGATATCAAGCAAGCTGGTGTGCGCATAACCCTGCCGCGCGATAACGTGGGTTGCCGCTTCGACGATGTGGGTGATGCTTTGTTCGGATTTGCGTGAAGCCATCTCGAGAGCCAACCTGCCGAGTCCTGTATTTTTCGTCAAGGCAGAAACGGAGGCTTCATCACTTTTAGGGCGCATTTTGAGATGTGATTACAGGGAAACACCAATATGATAGGTGTTTGCCATGGAAAAAGATGGAAAAGGTCAGAACTTTCCGGAACTGGTATCGGTGATGCAACGGCTTCTTGCGCCTGATGGCTGTCCTTGGGATCGGGAGCAAAGCTTCAAAAGCTTGCGCGCTTATGTGATCGAAGAAGCTTATGAAGTGGTTGAGGCAATCGAGCATGAAAACTTTGAGGCTCTGTGTGAGGAGCTTGGTGATTTGCTGTTGCAAGTTGTGTTTCAAGCGGAGCTTGCCAGGGCCGCAGGATATTTTGGTCCCGATGATGTGATTCAAGGCATTTGCGATAAACTGCTACGTCGTCATCCGCATGTTTTTGGTGATGCTGAAGCCAAAGACGAAAAAGAAGCGCTCGAGCACTGGGAAGCTCTCAAAGCTCAAGAAAAGAAAAACCGCGGTCGGCTTGATGGCGTTCCTCAGAACTTACCAGCGCTGCTACGCGCCTATCGTGTGGGCGAGAAAGCCTCAAGTGTTGGCTACGACTGGAAAGATACGGGCGGCATCCGGGCTAAGATAACTGAAGAGTTAGCGGAGCTCGATCAGGCTATTGAAGATGATGATAGCAATGCTATCGAGCATGAACTTGGGGATGTTCTGTTTGCGCTTTGCAGTTTGGGACGTCATAGAA belongs to Myxococcales bacterium and includes:
- a CDS encoding 1-acyl-sn-glycerol-3-phosphate acyltransferase — protein: MDERWSGSVSDAAARGLVVYVMRSISWLDFLCLDFLLKRYGLPLVHFANDLGLWILEPFGKGERRLSLRRQVPEENALRKTLQDKASALLFLRRPPSLAAKARRGETPNEDLIKVLVAEQRASEQPILLVPQTFVWTKLPPNRQRGLLDMLFGPSEWPGRLRVLTQFILNYRNVLLRSGKPFDLSAFVEAHRDLSDERIAEKIRYALLRRLERERTLVLGPIKKGPARLRDEILRSPRVRKHMQSAMRTTGKALAAIQKEASRDLKKLIAAPSSTVLAMLHRMCEWVWHKIYDGLVVDKEGLAKVREAARQGTLVFLPSHKSHMDYIVLDDVLYANAILPPLVAAGDNLSFWPIGPILRRAGAFFIRRSFRGSKLYSALVDAYIRKIIVEGFNLEFFIEGGRSRTGKLLMPKFGLLSMVVDAIVTLRNKKVFFVPIYIGYERIIEEESYQHEVSGGEKRKENFSEFLKSTRVLRSRYGRLYVEFGQILDFDQVAQQYKLKRNPELPQSVSPRDLSPSMRRALVQHLAHRVAYEINNVTVLTPASLVALALLLHEKRGIHYSEVLRLCDTLLVLLREKGVRLSEPLEDEQGKLRDDAVAGALSLFVDSRLVTQHGDSEDPILSVPEERRVALEYYKNNILHFFVPRALNAVALLAGGKTEVDAAKLKDRVLNLSKFFKHEFIFRVGVSFETAFEEELRGMIDRGEFQRKGDMLVIGEGEAAARLSLYASMIRSYLESYFLAVRASQFLIKGPMTHKEWSKRALAMGQRMYLSGEIQRRESLSRPNLDNALKAMRDHHLVALESSNEINPGKFLKSMQDVQKSEQYIKKFII
- a CDS encoding RlmE family RNA methyltransferase; the protein is MAKKRKSGGREQDHFALKAKALGYPARSVFKLEEIDRRTALFKSAKHVLDLGAAPGSWSLYASRKLGQQGKILAIDLNTLSLPPLKNLHFIQGDIYKIDSAEMACPEGYDVVMSDMAPSTTGTKQLDHFRSVELVLHALELAKTMLNPEGRFVAKIFQGPDFDSCYDQVKKTFKKTRVIRPEAVRKESVEVFLYGQGLKTTTA
- a CDS encoding TatD family hydrolase → MPSASQGYFFDSHCHLDFDSFESDIDDVLQRSFDAGVLKMCTIGAGEDLRSAQAAIALSERYPNHIVASVGIHPHDAKNVQQSTLDSLQALATKKQVVAIGETGLDYHYSHSPHEVQQEVFRQFIALGKTLKKPIIVHTRNAADDTIRILKEEKASEIGGVIHCFSEDTVFARRALDLGFVSSFSGIVTFKTAIEIQLAAAAQPDDALLIETDAPFLAPIPKRGKRNEPSLLVHTAKKIAELRGQSLERIRELSTRNAEKLYGFDALPA
- the metG gene encoding methionine--tRNA ligase → MKPFYITTPIYYVNDKPHLGTTYSTVATDVIARYQRLRGRPTRFLTGLDEHGLKIERRAKEDGLEPQEFVNRMAPPFQEAWDMLDCHYDDFIRTTEARHRKRVQALWKRVDANGDIYLDNYEDWYCVGCERFYTEKELLPDRLCPDHKKPVERIKEESYFFKLSEYTQKLLDFYEAHPNFVKPEGRFNEVKSFVKEGLRDLSISRTSFRWGIPVPANSAHVMYVWFDALTNYISALGAPTEGEEQAPLFDKFWPPKSETIHIVGKDILRFHAVFWPAFLMSAGLEPPTQVWAHGWLTVNGEKMSKSLGNFLSPEPMVAAFGSDVLRYYLMRDVGFGQDGDFSHASLFARYNGELSNGLGNLLQRIVGGIVTNHLNAKVPHVDPSTLQDIDKELIQTAHRCSEQAACHLDAIAPNRALDTIWELVASANRYVDQTAPWTLAKTGDKQRLAEVCYTTMEALRWLSVMIWPIMPNKSSELRAQLGLAPIMPTEDVDLWPNAWGALLAGTQTKGGTALFARIDKDQEKQILRRLGVLDVEAPAKPSTKTSSKKDKKDKAMTEGHISIDDFFKVELRIGEVKEAERIPKSDKLLKLQIDIGESKPRQILAGIGKHYEPEQLIGKKLTIVANLPPRKMMGLESQGMVLAASDAEGLSVLGVDKDLVIGSKVS
- a CDS encoding TetR/AcrR family transcriptional regulator encodes the protein MASRKSEQSITHIVEAATHVIARQGYAHTSLLDIAKEAGMSKGAVHYHFPTKEALISEVLEHACTVVQKRTQEAWDQGGDALESVRAALHELWHVRAGRSDEAAVVADLLAQSLHDPSLRPKLAGYYRLAASQVTEHLAPHIKALGLKPKVPLSFCLAY
- the mazG gene encoding nucleoside triphosphate pyrophosphohydrolase is translated as MEKDGKGQNFPELVSVMQRLLAPDGCPWDREQSFKSLRAYVIEEAYEVVEAIEHENFEALCEELGDLLLQVVFQAELARAAGYFGPDDVIQGICDKLLRRHPHVFGDAEAKDEKEALEHWEALKAQEKKNRGRLDGVPQNLPALLRAYRVGEKASSVGYDWKDTGGIRAKITEELAELDQAIEDDDSNAIEHELGDVLFALCSLGRHRKIDPEVALRGTLDRFAKRFAWVEQEAKRSGKAIERLSDSQRDALWQSAKMASDEAGS